A part of Acidobacteriota bacterium genomic DNA contains:
- a CDS encoding sugar phosphate nucleotidyltransferase produces MAARRPPFHVVLLAGGSGTRFWPLSRKKMPKQFHALTGRESLLLATWRRVRKLTPKARIWVVAPRALARSVRRELPDLQKENLVLEPSPRDTAPAIALACAAVERREPGSIVGIFPTDHVIRDSTEFVRTVRVAATVAAEGSLVCLGIRPDRPATGFGYLHCATRAKRRTPTIVKQFVEKPDLARARRFLRTGRYLWNAGMFVWRADRFLEEIEKTAPRIRRAVDGHLRRNRKAWVTATRLSVDYAVMEHASDVRVVPLDAGWDDVGSWDAVARLREEGVGNDRRHVLVDSEGSVVIGSRRLVALVGVENLAVVDTEDALLIVSRERSEEVRTVVETLKKRRQDDLL; encoded by the coding sequence ATGGCGGCGCGCCGGCCACCGTTTCACGTGGTCCTGCTGGCAGGCGGCAGTGGCACACGCTTCTGGCCTCTGAGCCGGAAGAAGATGCCGAAGCAATTTCACGCGCTCACGGGACGCGAATCCCTGCTTCTGGCCACCTGGCGTCGGGTGCGGAAGCTGACGCCGAAGGCTCGGATCTGGGTCGTCGCACCCCGGGCCCTCGCACGCAGCGTGCGTCGTGAGCTCCCGGACCTGCAGAAGGAGAACCTGGTTCTCGAGCCGTCTCCCAGAGACACGGCACCTGCCATTGCGTTGGCGTGTGCGGCGGTCGAGCGTAGGGAGCCGGGATCGATCGTCGGCATCTTTCCGACCGATCACGTCATCCGTGACAGCACCGAGTTTGTTCGAACCGTCCGGGTGGCGGCCACGGTCGCTGCCGAGGGGTCGCTCGTCTGTCTGGGGATCCGCCCCGATCGACCGGCGACCGGCTTCGGTTATCTGCACTGCGCGACGCGTGCGAAGCGTCGTACGCCCACGATCGTCAAGCAGTTCGTCGAGAAGCCGGATCTTGCCAGGGCACGACGGTTCCTGCGCACCGGCCGTTACCTGTGGAACGCCGGCATGTTCGTCTGGCGCGCGGATCGGTTCCTCGAAGAGATTGAGAAGACCGCCCCGAGGATACGCCGGGCGGTCGATGGTCATCTTCGTCGCAATCGAAAGGCCTGGGTCACCGCGACCCGGCTATCCGTCGATTACGCCGTCATGGAGCACGCGTCCGATGTTCGGGTCGTGCCGCTTGACGCCGGGTGGGACGATGTCGGTTCGTGGGATGCCGTGGCTCGTCTTCGTGAGGAGGGCGTGGGTAACGACCGCCGGCACGTTCTGGTCGATAGCGAGGGCAGCGTCGTCATCGGCAGTCGGCGGCTCGTCGCTCTTGTCGGCGTCGAGAACCTCGCGGTCGTGGACACGGAAGATGCGCTCCTGATCGTCTCCCGCGAGCGATCGGAAGAAGTGCGAACCGTCGTCGAGACGCTCAAGAAAAGGCGACAAGACGATCTGTTGTAG
- a CDS encoding undecaprenyl/decaprenyl-phosphate alpha-N-acetylglucosaminyl 1-phosphate transferase produces MVQLALVGIVTAISAMVITWLVTPVVIRFADWIGAVDVPGARKIHSTPIPRIGGVAVFAGFVGAVVVAAAVTDSWPTSQVAAIDWRGLAVAAFGLLLVGLLDDLRGLSFQWKFAAQILAASYVWTCGFSVESLALPGVGNVELGAMSYFVTVFWVVAVTNAVNLIDGLDGLAAGSALITCVAMAMIAFGQGKLGVTAASVALAGALLGFLRYNFNPARIFLGDSGSLFLGFVLAVISVRGSQKASAAVAVLVPLLVLGLPLLDTGLAVSRRLYRLSLRGIHEPGSTMRYVVRNVHHVFLPDRGHIHHVLVDSGLSHRWAVLALYGLGAGFAGIALAMVSVRAIWFAVGLSGLLFVSLSAMIYVLYRRGRWWAKDALPSMSATGAGPNEETTTDGEESNADGVAREAS; encoded by the coding sequence ATGGTTCAGTTGGCACTGGTCGGAATTGTCACCGCGATCTCCGCAATGGTGATCACGTGGTTGGTGACGCCGGTCGTCATTCGATTCGCCGACTGGATCGGCGCGGTCGACGTTCCCGGCGCACGCAAGATCCACTCGACACCGATCCCGCGCATCGGCGGTGTGGCGGTCTTCGCCGGCTTCGTCGGTGCCGTGGTGGTAGCCGCGGCGGTCACCGACAGCTGGCCCACATCCCAGGTCGCAGCGATCGATTGGCGCGGTCTCGCCGTGGCCGCGTTCGGCCTCTTGCTGGTGGGACTTCTGGACGATCTCCGCGGTCTGTCGTTTCAGTGGAAGTTCGCTGCGCAGATCCTCGCCGCCAGCTACGTGTGGACCTGTGGCTTCTCCGTCGAGTCGCTGGCGCTGCCCGGAGTCGGTAACGTCGAACTGGGGGCGATGTCTTATTTCGTGACGGTCTTCTGGGTCGTTGCCGTGACGAATGCCGTCAACCTGATCGATGGTCTCGACGGCCTGGCGGCCGGTAGCGCGTTGATCACCTGCGTGGCGATGGCGATGATCGCATTCGGCCAGGGGAAGCTGGGTGTCACGGCGGCAAGCGTCGCGCTCGCCGGTGCGCTCCTTGGTTTTCTTCGGTACAACTTCAACCCTGCGCGGATCTTCCTTGGTGACTCGGGGAGTCTGTTCCTGGGATTTGTCCTGGCGGTGATCTCCGTGCGTGGCAGTCAGAAGGCGTCGGCCGCCGTCGCGGTGCTGGTTCCGTTGCTGGTGCTGGGACTTCCGCTGCTCGATACCGGATTGGCCGTCAGCCGGCGGTTGTATCGCCTGAGCCTGCGAGGCATTCATGAGCCCGGTTCGACCATGCGTTACGTCGTTCGAAACGTCCATCATGTCTTCTTGCCGGATCGCGGACATATCCACCACGTCCTGGTCGATTCCGGGTTGAGTCATCGTTGGGCGGTCCTGGCGCTTTATGGGCTGGGCGCGGGATTCGCCGGTATCGCTCTGGCGATGGTCTCCGTGCGCGCCATCTGGTTCGCGGTGGGGCTTTCCGGGCTTCTTTTCGTCTCTCTCTCCGCGATGATCTACGTGCTCTACCGACGGGGGAGATGGTGGGCCAAAGATGCGCTACCCTCCATGTCGGCGACGGGCGCCGGACCAAACGAGGAAACGACGACGGACGGCGAGGAATCCAACGCCGACGGGGTCGCACGCGAAGCTAGCTAG
- a CDS encoding SLBB domain-containing protein → MTKQKNSRRVSIVLTILALTVCAVAVVHGEERPRSVAEIRIEMPSGSDGFVAVEPGRRSVTLELPRGSVFPLDFSGSTGGLLRGGEVTIVSDDRVRLQLDLAHGLLDRVNYEPNAVTLRFTSRLIGSESDVDEDAYHLGVADKIQITVHNQPEMSSLTVVGEDGTVVMPILGEVEVAGQTPRQLAERLTELLGRDYLVDPQVDVLVEDFRSQWVMVTGQIHNPGRYPLQGGTRLKEVLSMAGGFAERAGEKIVVSRTDQETGAVESFTIQRMEFEAGSDNLVLQSGDIIEIHDPAYAYISGEVRSPSRVPVERGLTLLQALTQVGGLSEWADKKNITILYPAGIVPRERVVNLRKIENGQAEDPILVGEEKIIVKRRFF, encoded by the coding sequence ATGACTAAACAGAAGAATTCTCGTCGCGTCTCGATCGTGCTGACGATCCTTGCTTTAACCGTGTGTGCCGTTGCGGTGGTTCACGGTGAAGAGCGTCCGCGCTCCGTCGCGGAGATCCGCATCGAGATGCCGTCGGGAAGTGATGGCTTCGTCGCCGTCGAACCGGGGCGCCGATCCGTGACCCTGGAACTTCCGCGGGGCTCCGTCTTCCCGCTGGATTTCTCCGGTTCCACCGGGGGGCTTCTGCGCGGCGGCGAGGTGACCATCGTCTCGGACGACCGCGTGCGACTCCAACTGGATCTGGCCCACGGGCTGCTCGATCGCGTGAACTATGAGCCGAACGCCGTGACCCTGCGATTCACGAGCCGGCTGATCGGGAGTGAATCGGATGTGGACGAGGATGCGTATCACCTGGGTGTTGCCGACAAGATTCAGATCACGGTGCACAACCAACCGGAGATGAGTTCTTTGACGGTGGTCGGCGAAGACGGCACGGTCGTCATGCCGATCCTCGGCGAGGTCGAGGTCGCCGGTCAGACCCCCCGCCAGTTGGCGGAGCGGCTCACCGAGCTGCTCGGTCGGGACTACCTGGTCGATCCCCAGGTCGACGTGCTGGTGGAGGACTTCCGCAGCCAGTGGGTGATGGTCACCGGCCAGATCCACAACCCCGGTCGCTACCCGCTACAAGGAGGGACTCGTTTGAAGGAGGTCCTCTCGATGGCCGGTGGATTCGCCGAGCGCGCCGGCGAGAAGATCGTCGTTTCCCGTACCGATCAAGAAACCGGCGCGGTGGAATCGTTCACGATCCAACGCATGGAGTTCGAGGCCGGTTCCGACAACCTCGTTCTGCAGTCCGGCGACATCATCGAGATCCACGATCCGGCCTACGCCTACATCAGCGGTGAGGTCCGTTCCCCGTCCCGAGTGCCGGTGGAGCGGGGCTTGACGTTACTCCAGGCGTTGACCCAGGTTGGCGGCCTCAGCGAATGGGCCGACAAGAAGAACATTACAATCCTGTATCCGGCCGGTATCGTTCCGCGAGAACGGGTCGTAAATCTGCGGAAAATCGAGAACGGTCAGGCGGAAGATCCCATTCTTGTCGGTGAGGAGAAGATCATCGTCAAACGGCGATTCTTCTGA
- a CDS encoding polysaccharide biosynthesis tyrosine autokinase: MRNTRMVSPNQYDAQEGTPREVHLRDYWKILWQGRLKIAAVFIVVVGFAGFHAFMQTPIYETTATIEVQPKGTRMAAGQDLSGMGAGVGWFAEEKYHNTQVEIIKSRDVAQRVIERLDVTNISRFEEVEDPADALRMSLQVIPRRETGLIEISLLGADPHEIVEIVNAVADAYVERNIEKAEDRMEEAFGTIKQQLLVFEAQYEAAEEERIESLSTEAGGMSIISVEVQKSVIEEKLRALNEELNRVDLESLGLQKTLDQVRSMPSRGADLTNIPELAEDLTLAGLMEQRGKIERDLEGAKVDLKPNHPDVDRLETQLDSIDQRIGDRRMVILGSIQTRFEMFQDRERSLRKRIRDEEAFSLEVVKNSSEYAKKKSKADIKERVLQTIDKALNEVQLGSQFLTNNVAVLDHAKIPQWPVKPRKKVIVAIGALLGLLMGVGVAFFVDYLDNTFRDPEDLEKYLGLAVLAVVPKMRDGSDDDRGLREAYQSLRTSVIFSSLNRQRKVILITSTAPQEGKSSTIANLARVLASSGERVAVLDCDLRRPTQHKHLKIERGRGLTNFLTAPIEERDWKIYGQRVDSTTVDAYAAGPIPPSPPELLSGDRFKTMVSEMRREYDWVLIDSPPAASLADATTLAGVADMLVLVVKHNATDRDLVYKSLQRLRSFNEHVVGAVLNNVDLERTYNRDYYYAGYYYEDREDDKTGKTKKKLRVDKSRVG; this comes from the coding sequence TTGAGGAACACGCGTATGGTCTCCCCCAATCAATACGACGCTCAGGAAGGTACGCCTCGCGAGGTTCACCTTCGTGACTACTGGAAGATCCTGTGGCAGGGTCGACTGAAAATCGCGGCGGTCTTTATCGTCGTCGTTGGTTTCGCGGGTTTCCACGCGTTCATGCAGACGCCGATCTACGAGACCACGGCAACCATCGAGGTGCAGCCGAAGGGGACCCGGATGGCGGCGGGGCAGGATCTGTCCGGCATGGGTGCCGGTGTTGGTTGGTTTGCCGAGGAGAAGTACCACAACACCCAGGTCGAGATCATCAAGAGTCGCGATGTGGCTCAGCGTGTGATCGAACGTCTCGATGTAACGAATATCAGTCGGTTTGAAGAGGTCGAAGATCCGGCCGACGCGCTTCGAATGTCTCTGCAGGTGATTCCGCGACGCGAGACCGGATTGATCGAGATCAGTCTGCTCGGGGCGGATCCCCACGAGATCGTCGAGATCGTCAACGCCGTCGCCGACGCGTACGTCGAGCGCAACATCGAAAAGGCAGAGGACCGGATGGAAGAGGCGTTCGGCACGATCAAGCAGCAGCTGCTTGTGTTCGAGGCACAGTACGAAGCGGCCGAAGAAGAACGCATCGAATCGCTCTCCACCGAGGCAGGCGGAATGTCGATCATCAGCGTCGAGGTTCAGAAGAGCGTCATCGAAGAGAAGCTCCGTGCCCTCAACGAGGAATTGAACCGGGTCGATCTCGAGAGTCTCGGTCTTCAGAAGACGCTCGATCAGGTCCGCAGCATGCCGTCTCGTGGCGCCGACCTGACGAACATTCCCGAGTTGGCGGAGGACCTCACGCTGGCCGGGCTGATGGAGCAGCGTGGCAAGATCGAGCGTGATCTGGAGGGCGCCAAGGTCGACCTCAAGCCGAACCACCCCGACGTGGATCGACTCGAAACACAGCTCGACTCGATTGATCAGCGCATCGGCGATCGACGCATGGTGATCCTCGGTTCGATTCAGACCCGCTTCGAGATGTTTCAGGATCGGGAGCGATCGCTTCGAAAGCGCATTCGGGACGAGGAGGCGTTCTCCCTCGAGGTCGTCAAGAACTCGTCGGAATATGCAAAGAAAAAGTCCAAGGCCGATATCAAGGAACGGGTTCTTCAGACCATCGACAAGGCCCTGAACGAGGTCCAGCTGGGCTCGCAGTTCTTGACCAACAACGTCGCGGTTCTGGACCACGCAAAGATTCCGCAGTGGCCCGTGAAGCCGCGCAAGAAGGTCATCGTCGCCATCGGCGCTCTCCTCGGGCTGTTGATGGGTGTCGGCGTGGCGTTCTTCGTCGACTACCTCGATAACACCTTCCGCGATCCCGAAGACCTGGAGAAATACCTCGGTCTTGCGGTGCTCGCCGTCGTTCCGAAGATGCGTGACGGCAGCGATGACGATCGCGGGCTGAGGGAGGCCTACCAGTCCCTCAGGACCAGTGTGATCTTCTCCAGCCTGAACCGTCAGCGAAAAGTCATTCTCATTACCAGTACGGCGCCGCAGGAGGGCAAGTCCTCCACCATCGCCAACCTCGCACGGGTTCTGGCCTCGTCGGGTGAGCGTGTGGCAGTCCTGGACTGTGATCTTCGTCGACCGACCCAGCACAAACATCTCAAGATCGAGCGTGGACGCGGGCTGACCAACTTCCTCACCGCGCCGATCGAGGAGCGGGACTGGAAGATCTATGGCCAGCGTGTGGATAGCACGACGGTGGATGCCTACGCGGCCGGTCCGATCCCGCCGAGCCCGCCGGAGCTTCTCAGTGGCGACCGATTCAAGACGATGGTCTCCGAGATGCGACGCGAGTATGACTGGGTCTTGATCGATTCGCCGCCGGCCGCTTCGCTGGCCGACGCGACGACGCTTGCCGGTGTTGCCGACATGCTTGTCCTGGTGGTCAAGCACAACGCCACCGATCGTGACCTGGTTTACAAGAGCTTGCAGCGACTGCGGTCGTTCAACGAGCACGTGGTCGGTGCGGTCCTGAACAACGTCGATCTCGAGCGAACGTACAACCGTGACTACTACTACGCGGGTTACTACTACGAGGATCGCGAGGACGACAAGACCGGCAAGACCAAGAAGAAGCTGCGGGTCGACAAGTCACGCGTCGGTTGA
- a CDS encoding SDR family oxidoreductase, which yields MKETILVTGGAGFLGSHLCDRLLGEGYAVIAMDNLITGDTANLAHLIDHEDFRFIQHDVTNYIYLDQPLYAVLHFASPASPQDYLDYPIHTLKVGSLGTHAALGLARRLGARFLLASTSEVYGDPQVHPQKEDYWGHVNPIGPRGVYDEAKRFAEAMTMAYHRTHGVNTKIVRIFNTFGPRMRLNDGRAIPNFLTQALNGEEITIFGDGNQTRSFCYVADLVDGISRLLHSDLHDPCNIGNPEEWTVRRMAEEIRDLVGSGTKLVFRDLPVDDPKVRQPDISRARAKLGWEPKTDVREGLRHTLEDFQRRIVR from the coding sequence ATGAAAGAGACGATTCTGGTCACCGGTGGCGCGGGCTTCCTTGGCTCCCATCTCTGCGACCGACTGCTCGGCGAGGGTTACGCCGTCATCGCGATGGACAACCTCATCACCGGCGACACGGCCAACCTTGCCCATCTGATCGATCACGAAGATTTTCGCTTCATCCAGCACGATGTCACCAACTACATCTACCTCGACCAGCCGCTGTATGCGGTGTTGCACTTCGCCAGCCCGGCGAGCCCTCAGGACTACCTGGACTACCCGATCCATACGCTGAAGGTGGGATCCCTGGGCACCCATGCGGCGCTCGGGCTTGCCCGCCGGCTGGGAGCTCGGTTTCTACTGGCCTCGACGTCCGAGGTCTATGGCGACCCACAGGTCCATCCACAGAAAGAAGACTACTGGGGTCACGTCAATCCGATTGGACCGCGTGGGGTGTACGACGAGGCCAAGCGATTCGCGGAGGCGATGACGATGGCCTACCACCGCACCCATGGGGTTAACACGAAGATCGTTCGGATCTTCAACACGTTTGGCCCACGGATGCGTCTGAACGATGGCCGAGCGATCCCCAATTTCCTGACGCAGGCGCTGAACGGTGAGGAGATCACGATCTTCGGCGACGGTAACCAGACCCGCAGCTTCTGCTACGTGGCAGATCTGGTGGACGGCATCTCACGCCTCCTACACTCGGATCTGCACGATCCATGCAACATCGGTAACCCCGAGGAATGGACGGTACGGCGGATGGCCGAGGAGATCCGCGACCTGGTGGGTAGCGGCACGAAGCTGGTCTTCCGTGATCTACCGGTCGATGACCCGAAGGTTCGGCAGCCCGATATCAGCCGCGCACGGGCGAAACTCGGCTGGGAGCCGAAGACCGATGTCCGCGAAGGACTCCGCCACACCCTGGAAGACTTCCAGCGCAGGATCGTTCGCTAG
- a CDS encoding nucleotidyltransferase family protein, whose amino-acid sequence MSPDSSTELLLALARERPEAIDAILADSTPDSERFLSLCEQTDIEPWLDHQIRTAGLESRIDTRIMGHLAERRRKTRVDNALLVGVAEQVLKILTSAGVTVLGLKGIDLLHRHYERIDLRTVTDVDLLVPRDQLIIALRALGEHGFTVPDPAGATHYIRSSHHLPLLSPVPHQVDVEIHWNLVQDVRYDLDVDELFERAKPLTIGPYRILHLEDHDFVAHILLHHLSHYFNRQLKWLIDLRPIVRNPGFSWKIVAERLHRWGGSMAAAAAVRHLHQLDPQTVGPETIELFPLPAWRQWLTAPFRSRHPLDWIRRPDRRWLQLYLAAVYLERPSLLPRWLFLRMTRDRRESSNPLDDGRGTIDIPLKIRGKHDGAAR is encoded by the coding sequence ATGTCCCCCGACTCCAGCACCGAATTGCTTCTGGCTCTCGCACGCGAGAGACCCGAGGCCATTGACGCCATCCTCGCGGACTCCACCCCGGACTCCGAACGATTCCTATCCCTTTGTGAGCAGACCGATATCGAGCCCTGGCTCGATCACCAGATCCGAACGGCGGGACTGGAATCCAGGATCGACACAAGGATCATGGGGCATCTTGCCGAGCGACGACGCAAGACCCGTGTGGACAACGCATTGCTCGTCGGTGTCGCGGAACAGGTCCTCAAGATCCTGACGTCCGCCGGCGTCACGGTGTTGGGTCTCAAGGGGATCGACCTCCTCCATCGTCACTACGAACGGATCGATCTTCGCACGGTGACCGATGTGGACCTCCTCGTTCCGCGGGATCAGCTGATCATCGCGCTGAGGGCACTGGGGGAACACGGCTTCACGGTGCCGGATCCGGCAGGCGCGACGCACTACATTCGAAGTAGTCATCATCTCCCGTTGCTGAGCCCCGTTCCGCATCAGGTCGATGTCGAGATCCACTGGAACCTTGTCCAGGACGTTCGCTACGACCTGGACGTCGACGAGCTCTTCGAACGCGCGAAGCCCCTCACGATCGGGCCCTACCGGATCCTCCATCTTGAAGACCATGACTTCGTCGCCCACATCCTGCTCCATCATCTCTCCCACTACTTCAACCGGCAATTGAAGTGGCTGATCGACCTCCGCCCGATCGTTCGCAACCCGGGGTTCTCCTGGAAGATCGTGGCAGAGCGTCTTCATCGCTGGGGTGGAAGCATGGCGGCGGCGGCGGCGGTACGACACCTCCACCAGCTCGACCCACAGACGGTGGGTCCGGAGACGATCGAGCTCTTTCCCCTGCCCGCCTGGCGACAATGGCTCACCGCACCGTTTCGCAGTCGCCATCCCCTGGACTGGATCCGACGCCCCGATCGTCGGTGGCTCCAGCTCTATCTGGCGGCGGTCTACCTCGAACGACCGTCGCTCCTACCCCGTTGGTTATTCCTGCGGATGACCCGGGACAGACGAGAAAGTAGTAACCCCCTGGACGACGGACGTGGCACGATTGACATCCCACTGAAGATCCGCGGCAAACATGACGGCGCAGCCCGCTGA
- a CDS encoding lysophospholipid acyltransferase family protein, which translates to MSNIGSKIVDSLAPRVGYAYLRLMRATMRLQFVRRETLASVRRDGPYILAFWHARFVMMPFCYPGERMMVLHSEHRDAQLLVGIMKRFGFHQAWGSSTRGGARGLRSLVRGLKDGFDVGITPDGPKGPPRQVHPGVLALARLSGRPIIPVAFSARPHRRLSSWDRTMLPYPFARGVFVYGEPQFVGRGSIEEEEVARLEASLDALNREADGIVGVATVDPPVDRP; encoded by the coding sequence ATGAGCAATATCGGCTCGAAAATCGTTGACAGCCTCGCCCCGCGTGTCGGCTACGCCTATCTACGGTTGATGCGTGCGACGATGCGTCTTCAGTTTGTTCGGCGCGAGACCCTCGCGTCGGTGCGGCGTGATGGGCCCTACATCCTGGCCTTTTGGCACGCCCGCTTCGTCATGATGCCGTTCTGCTATCCCGGCGAGAGAATGATGGTCCTTCACAGCGAACATCGTGACGCGCAGCTTCTCGTCGGCATCATGAAGCGATTCGGGTTCCATCAGGCCTGGGGCTCCAGCACCCGAGGTGGAGCGCGCGGCCTACGTTCCCTGGTTCGCGGTCTCAAGGATGGCTTCGATGTCGGGATCACGCCCGACGGTCCCAAGGGACCCCCGCGACAGGTTCATCCGGGGGTGCTGGCTCTCGCCCGCCTCAGCGGCAGGCCGATCATTCCGGTCGCCTTCAGCGCGCGGCCCCATCGTCGTCTGTCTTCCTGGGATCGAACGATGCTGCCGTACCCGTTCGCCCGCGGCGTGTTCGTCTACGGGGAGCCGCAGTTCGTCGGACGCGGGTCCATTGAAGAGGAAGAGGTCGCTCGTCTCGAGGCGTCGCTGGACGCATTGAACCGGGAGGCCGACGGCATCGTCGGCGTCGCGACCGTCGATCCCCCTGTGGACCGCCCGTGA
- the lpxB gene encoding lipid-A-disaccharide synthase codes for MKRPVRIVLAAGEPSGDRLGAGLARELKRRLPDAELVGMGGDRMAAEGVEIVQHLREVAVVGISEVLAHFPQLLRARRRMVRRFTDEPTDLFIPIDFPDFNFGLGKAAHRAGVPVVYFVSPQIWAWRRGRINSLRRWVRRMLVLFPFEEALYRDAGIDVRFVGHPLAASVVHPGRLALAETVGVDPDQRYVALMPGSREGEVRRLFPILDATARDLLTTHPELRFIVPVAPHLDLKGDRFIFHRGDFPELLDLCDAGVVAAGTASLEAAVQGLPIVIVHRLSRSSYAIGRRLVKLESFGLPNLVAERPLVPEFIQDDCRPDRIAAAIRRYLDDPHHTATIREGLAGIRQRLGGEGVFERAADSVIELLQQSPRVP; via the coding sequence GTGAAACGTCCCGTGAGAATCGTCCTGGCGGCGGGGGAACCCTCCGGGGATCGACTAGGTGCGGGACTCGCGCGCGAGCTGAAGCGAAGACTCCCGGACGCGGAGCTGGTCGGGATGGGTGGCGATCGGATGGCCGCCGAGGGCGTCGAGATCGTCCAGCATCTGCGGGAGGTTGCCGTTGTCGGAATATCGGAAGTGTTGGCCCACTTCCCGCAACTCCTCCGCGCCCGGCGACGCATGGTCCGTCGATTCACGGACGAACCGACCGACCTGTTCATCCCGATCGACTTTCCCGACTTCAATTTCGGTCTCGGCAAGGCCGCCCACCGGGCCGGAGTGCCGGTAGTTTATTTCGTCAGCCCCCAGATCTGGGCCTGGCGCCGCGGCCGGATAAATTCGCTCCGTCGCTGGGTCCGTCGAATGTTGGTGCTCTTTCCTTTCGAGGAGGCGCTCTATCGGGACGCCGGAATCGACGTACGTTTCGTCGGGCACCCGTTGGCCGCGTCGGTGGTCCATCCGGGTCGATTGGCCCTGGCCGAGACGGTGGGAGTCGATCCCGATCAGCGGTACGTCGCCCTGATGCCCGGCAGTCGCGAGGGCGAGGTCCGTCGACTCTTCCCCATCCTCGACGCCACGGCCCGGGACCTCCTGACCACCCACCCCGAACTCCGTTTCATCGTCCCCGTCGCCCCCCACCTCGACCTAAAAGGGGACAGATTTATTTTCCATCGCGGCGACTTCCCCGAACTCCTGGATCTCTGCGACGCCGGCGTGGTCGCCGCCGGGACCGCAAGTCTCGAGGCGGCGGTGCAGGGGCTTCCGATCGTCATCGTCCACCGTCTCAGTCGGTCGAGCTATGCGATCGGCCGCCGGCTGGTGAAGCTGGAGAGTTTCGGCCTTCCGAATCTGGTTGCGGAGCGACCGCTGGTCCCGGAGTTTATTCAGGATGACTGTCGTCCCGATCGTATTGCGGCGGCGATCCGTCGGTATCTGGACGATCCACACCACACCGCGACGATCCGCGAGGGGTTGGCCGGTATCCGTCAGCGGCTCGGCGGCGAGGGCGTCTTCGAGCGCGCCGCAGACTCCGTCATCGAACTCCTGCAGCAGTCGCCCCGGGTTCCTTGA
- a CDS encoding YicC family protein translates to MIRSMTGYGRGSAEMTGYRMTVEIRSVNHRFADLRFRLPAEMGRLETVFRRQVAKRVHRGRVEVQLRFEAADGQSEQRFNRPLFDEVLGTWKSLAAETGANATPDLAAILRISSMFRADGMDRTLDEEQASTAGVALDQALGALDEDRRREGESLRDDLLLRVATLAEAAGRAGVRVSGLPDRLKVRLEERLAQLATQVELDPGRVAQEAAILAERSDVSEELVRLEGHLQQAERLLRSEDGKPVGKRLDFLVQEIHREVNTVGSKSQDLDLTRITLEMKSETEKIREQVQNLE, encoded by the coding sequence ATGATTCGCTCCATGACAGGTTATGGCCGTGGTTCGGCCGAGATGACGGGTTACCGAATGACGGTCGAGATCCGTAGTGTCAATCACCGTTTCGCCGATCTTCGTTTCCGCCTGCCGGCGGAGATGGGGCGGCTTGAGACGGTCTTTCGTCGTCAGGTGGCCAAGCGGGTCCATCGTGGCAGGGTCGAGGTCCAACTTCGGTTCGAGGCCGCCGACGGCCAGTCGGAGCAGCGCTTCAATCGTCCTCTGTTCGACGAGGTCCTGGGGACCTGGAAGAGTCTGGCAGCCGAGACCGGCGCCAACGCGACCCCCGACCTGGCCGCGATCCTGCGGATCTCGAGCATGTTCCGCGCAGACGGCATGGATCGGACCCTCGACGAAGAGCAGGCATCCACCGCGGGCGTCGCCCTGGACCAGGCCCTCGGCGCACTCGATGAAGATCGTCGGCGCGAAGGGGAGTCGCTCCGCGACGATCTCCTACTCCGAGTGGCGACCCTTGCAGAGGCTGCCGGACGAGCCGGGGTACGCGTCTCCGGCCTACCCGACCGGCTCAAGGTACGGCTCGAAGAACGGTTGGCGCAGCTTGCGACCCAGGTAGAATTGGACCCGGGACGCGTGGCCCAGGAGGCCGCGATTCTGGCAGAGCGATCCGATGTCAGCGAGGAACTGGTCCGACTCGAGGGTCACCTGCAGCAAGCGGAGCGACTGCTTCGTAGCGAGGACGGGAAGCCGGTCGGCAAGCGGCTGGACTTTCTGGTGCAGGAGATCCATCGCGAGGTCAACACGGTGGGCAGCAAGTCGCAGGATCTTGATTTGACTCGGATTACTCTGGAGATGAAATCGGAGACCGAGAAGATTCGCGAGCAGGTACAGAATCTCGAATGA